In Priestia megaterium NBRC 15308 = ATCC 14581, the following proteins share a genomic window:
- a CDS encoding YwqI/YxiC family protein has protein sequence MTIKLDHADVIKKLEAVSTAIGNLSISKMPDLGKNSLDTTEKWEAREEEIQTLISTYIKALNKNVKDTKSNVDLLKEQDESIIHS, from the coding sequence ATGACAATTAAGCTTGATCACGCTGACGTTATCAAAAAGCTTGAAGCAGTCAGCACAGCGATTGGAAATTTATCCATTAGCAAAATGCCTGACCTTGGAAAAAACAGCCTTGATACTACAGAGAAATGGGAAGCGCGCGAAGAAGAAATTCAAACGCTTATTTCTACTTATATAAAAGCACTAAACAAAAACGTAAAAGATACAAAATCTAATGTAGACTTACTAAAAGAACAAGACGAATCTATTATCCATTCGTAG